The following proteins come from a genomic window of Rhinoderma darwinii isolate aRhiDar2 unplaced genomic scaffold, aRhiDar2.hap1 Scaffold_4020, whole genome shotgun sequence:
- the LOC142708991 gene encoding 5-hydroxytryptamine receptor 7-like: protein MTGDVDVLHIEPFPKGRANIEVCANSEKEDVHIQEHPTRHVDFPSPIEFRGLLPNLIASIRYLGITRPLTYPARQNGKLMAKMVFIVWLLSASITLPPLFGWAQNVTVERMCLISQDFGYTVYSTAVAFYIPMTVMLIMYQRIFVAAKISAEKHKFVNIPRLIEQEGIYCLEEKIPPKKSSKKSKAVEEFATLSKLIRQDRKNISIFKREQKAARTLGIIVGAFTFCWLPFFLLSTARPFICGIRCSCMPLRLERTLLWLGYTNSLINPLIYAFFNRDLRTTFWNLLRCKYTNINRRLSAASMHEALKVTERHEGIL from the exons ATGACTGGCGATGTAGATGTTCTTCATATTGAACCTTTCCCAAAAGGCCGGGCTAATATAGAGGTGTGCGCAAATAGTGAGAAAGAAGACGTGCATATTCAAGAGCACCCTACTCGTCATGTGGATTTCCCATCCCCAATTGAGTTTCGGGGGCTTTTACCCAATCTAATTGCATCAATCAG GTACCTCGGGATTACACGTCCACTGACTTATCCAGCACGACAAAATGGCAAACTAATGGCTAAGATGGTGTTTATAGTTTGGCTTCTCTCTGCCTCCATCACTCTCCCACCACTGTTTGGATGGGCTCAAAATGTTACTGTGGAAAGGATGTGTCTCATAAGTCAAGACTTTGGGTATACCGTCTACTCTACTGCAGTTGCCTTCTATATCCCAATGACTGTCATGCTCATTATGTATCAAAGAATCTTTGTAGCAGCTAAAATCAGTGCCGAGAAGCACAAATTTGTGAACATCCCAAGACTTATCGAACAAGAAGGAATATATTGCTTGGAAGAAAAAATTCCTcctaaaaaaagctccaaaaagagCAAAGCGGTTGAAGAGTTTGCCACCTTGTCCAAGCTCATACGCCAAGACCGGAAGAACATCTCTATCTTCAAACGAGAGCAAAAAGCAGCGAGGACTCTTGGAATAATCGTTGGAGCCTTTACCTTTTGTTGGCTTCCTTTCTTCTTGCTGTCCACAGCTCGGCCTTTCATTTGTGGCATTAGGTGTAGCTGCATGCCCCTCAGACTGGAGAGGACACTTTTGTGGTTGGGCTACACCAACTCGCTCATCAACCCTTTGATCTATGCCTTCTTCAACagagatttgaggactactttttGGAACTTGTTGAGGTGTAAGTACACAAATATCAATAGGAGGCTGTCAGCCGCCAGTATGCATGAAGCACTAAAAGTTACAGAAAGGCATGAGGGCATCTTGTAA